The Megalops cyprinoides isolate fMegCyp1 chromosome 25, fMegCyp1.pri, whole genome shotgun sequence nucleotide sequence GAAATAGGCTTAAAGGGCCAAAGGTCACACTGatagaatataaaataataccATGATTTACTGTAACTGTCCTGCTTCACATGctttcatttaacataaaataactactacaaataaaaccatacaagaatttaaaaaaatctgaccattaaaaagatttattaaaataaatcttccCGTTTGGAAACGTTGGGTGTTATACGTGTGATTGAATTTCTGGTCAGCTCTCCTGAAATGAAACTTGTATTACAGTACTCAGTGACCAGAATGTCTCTTTTCTTCATGTTACCTCACGTCAAGTGTAAAGACATGTGAAGCTCCTCATTGATTTGTTCATTCTACGATAACTGAAAAACCAGACCTCTCCTGACCCACCTGAGAACCTCGCCCGCCAATGTCGTAAGTTCAGCGAACACATCACAGTTCCGTGAGCTAATTGTGCAGTAACACACAGGTACAATCTGATGGCTGTACGCGGGTAGCAAAACCTGCACATAATCCCCCACAGTTCTCCAGAACATATTGAAGATGTTCCGGTGTGCCTCCCTTGTCATCCACATCATGATCGTGAGACACGTTGCCATGTCTAATGACTCATCTCATGCCTGGAAGCAAAAATCATGCAGCCCCAAATCTCTCAGTTCAGACATGGCAGACACTTCTCAGAATTCATCTTTTTGACAAAATGCCACTCCCCTTCACTGGTGGAAAGTTCTGGATAAAGTGATTTAATGAGACATATATATGTGtctagtgtatatatatatatatatatatatatatatatatatatatatatatatatatatagagagagagagagagagggggggggggagaaagatcaggaaataaatgtaatgatgaaTCTGGACACTTTAGGGATGTCATACAGTTATGAATTTCAAAAAAGCTTTTCCTTCGGTGTTTTCAAGGTCCACAGAGATTCAtgcatattcaaataaataagaaaaacaactaTATCCAAGCAGAGATAAAAATGTTGTCTACATGTCTGGAATGCATAGTAAAATGTCAACATGACAGTTTGAAGAttgatcacagcacagaggcagggcAAGTTGGAGGGATGCAACCGTTCCAAGGCCCAGCTGGAGTCCAGACAAACTCTTCAATCCATtttacagaggggaaaaaaatgaaataataaaaaaattgacTGCACTGGGTGTAATTCAAAATAACTCACAGAGGTATTGGTGTATGATAGGATTTCTATTTCAGTCTTTAAAATTTTTATcatatctatttatattttaagaGTTGCATTTATCACCGGGCTGTCTTTTGTTTCTctattttgatatttcattttattgataatggtttaaatctgttttagttcaaaataaaatcttaataTGACCAGGAGACATCATCAGCATTGGAACtgaatgaataacacattttagcTATTTGTTCAGTATTAACCTGTTGTGTCAGTGCAGTTAGATTGCATCGTGTCCTAAAATGTGGGTAGTTTGGTTCTCCCGGGGTGGTCTGATAGGAATCTGCACACTTCACAGGTCACCATGACTAAGCAAATGAAGCAAACATCCAAACGGCTGCACTTTGGAAGTTTGAACCCTGAGCTCTTAAGAGCAAAGCAAAGATTGCAGCACTATATCTGatattattatgttatactgCAAGacaacacacatgtacatgtacacacacacacacacatacacatgtacatgtacacacacacacacacacacacacacatatatatatatatatatatatatatatgagacaAGTGCGATTGTggaacagtaaaaataatgaataaaaataagaaggTGCGGTAggctaatcttttttttatatataatgcataaatGTCGTAGTCTACCACTGCATATTATTGACAAAGGTTTGCTTTCTAAATCCAGGGCAGAAATAACTAGCGCAACAAAACGTGGCTTTCATCCAAGTGTCCCATAATTCCGCACAAAGTTTTCTGTTGTAACGCCCATTAGAGCAACAGTTCGCAGAAATCTTTGTATTCGCTGTTCGACACGAGAAGACAACTGTTGTAACGGTAGGGAACTGTCATACTTATTAATTACTATTAATCTATGTGGTCgctgtatgtatacattatgtTGTCAAGGAGTGTCGGATATTGCATTCTGTGAAAAGACAGCTTTCGATTTATTGTTGCAGTCGGAAACATGTTTGACAATAAAATAGTGCTGTCACCTCCAACGCAGTGTTTTCCCTGGTCCTAGTTTCTCTCTTCGTGCATGTTATGAAGAGAATACGCCATGTTTGATAACTTCTTTTAAAGCTCTTAAAACGACGCGCACCGTTCTTTTTTAGTAGTTTTAGTTGTGGCTGGTTTAATTGTTGCACCTAGAGGGCAGGCGTGTAAGTAAAGGAACTCATAGCGAAAGCAGGTTTAcaatcattttacaaaacaacaaatatgtgtatgtagttttgtatttttttctagcTCAAATGTATGTCAAATACGGATCGCGCAGGCGGGGTTCTTACCCACTGTGTAAAAGGTTATTTCCTGTGATTATGCAACATTCATGCTTTTCAGGTCGCTTGTGATGGTATGATAACGACCATCTATCACTAGCGTGACATTTTTACCCACTTACCGCAACCGTTCCAGACAGTGGAGGTAACGAAAAGTGAATATTAATTAGTTCATTCTGGAAGTGGATGTTGTGCATATTTTGTGTGGCAAAGGTATCAACACCACGAGAAAACTATTGCCAAATATTTAACATAGCTATTACGGCTATTCTGcaattgcatatttttttttcctgcaaaagCAATAATCTGCAGACCAATAAACGTAGCTCACATAGAGtataaagataaataataagAACACCTTGAGTCTGGTTGAGTCTGATTTGGAGAAACTGGTCTCACCAGTTTTGTGATGCATTTTTGAGTATATAGTAATATAAAAGTGTGATATGatatataaaatactgtaaaaaaaattctggacTGGACTGGAGGGCAGTGACCAAAATATATCAGTGCACTATTTTTATCTTCCTGTTGCAACCATATTACTCCTGACAGTCATTGTAATGTTGATATTACAATAAAAGGCAAAATATCAGTTTTGCATCTACAGTCTTGTTTGGTCTAAAAAGCCTATTATAGTTGTTCAAGATTCATAAATAGCAAATTATACCTACCTTCATTTTCTCACCTAATGGTAACAAATTGTCTTAACCTGGTGCTTTGGTATCTCACTGTGGAGCCCTTTTTGTGTCAGACACAGCAGTGGAGAGATGGCGGAAGTGGTGCACATGATCGACAGCGAGGTGTTCCTGGCCTTCTCTACATATGCCACCATCGTCATCCTCAAGATGATGCTAATGGCCCCTCTGACTGCATACTTCCGCCTCACAAGAAAGGTACAGTCAGTGTGCCGCTGTGCCGTACTATTCCCTCCTGGCTTCGTTCGTTATGATCCTTAGTGTGGAATACCCTATccacacagactgaagactcagGGTTAGCGCCATGAATCCTAGCAAGGCCTAGGAATTTGCTTCCGTTGATGTGGTTCAGGCAGTTGGTCCCTACAGCAATATTTCAAGTCTATGACACTTACAAGAATTTACAAGAATCTTGAAGAGTAATGTCAAGTGTCTGAAAATATTGGCAGACTCAGAAGTGTAAAAGACTCAGATCATCGTTTTGACCCATATGCATCTTCCTTTTTGATGGAAAAGAGGCTAGAGCCGAGCAATAAATTTGTGCCCAAACAATGACCTGATTGGCTCCTATTCCTGGGATTGCATGCAGGCCTTTGCAAATCCTGAGGACGCAGGGATGAGGAAGAAcgaggaggagaaaaagaagatgGTCCGCACAGATCCGGAtgtggagagagtgagaaggtACTAATGGTCTGAGAGCAGAGCTTTGTAGTGATGGAGTCTCTACCTCATTTTCACCTCATCTGGAAGGGTGGAAATACACTATCAAACTCAAAATACTATCCTGTGAATTGGTGCCATTAACACGTAAGTTCAAGTAACAGTAAATTCACAACAATACTGACTTGACAGTTCCCCTGCAAAAACTGGGgtattgatttttaattattataagCACACTTGCATTATACCATGTTGTGTACGTACATTGCTAACATATTGCTAACATAGTGTCTCGGACTTCTGACAAATATTAATCTAAATGTTATTGaaaattcattgaaaatgtaGGTGTTAAATTGTATAATATATGACCCAAAAACGGGGGTTACAGAATTTCCAGTATTGGCTGAAATGTAAGCACTGAATTTTGTTGACCTTTTCCAGCTGTATGCTTATTACACTTGTTGTTGACCCAGTTCCCTTACGTAAGACCCAATTCCATTCTATTAGATATTTCCCATGTTAGTCTCCTATTAGTGTCATTACCAGTAACAGGAATAAAATGGACCTGtgcctctgctctctgtctccataGATGCCACCAGAACGACCTAGAGAACATCATCCCTTTTGTGGTGATTGGCCTGCTGTACGCTCTGACTGGACCGGACCTCCACACTGCCCTTCTGCACTTCCGGATCTTTGTGGGCTCACGCTTCATTCACACCATAGCCTATGTGATGGTCCTCCCTCAGCCGAGCAGAGGACTGGCCTGGATGGCGGGCATGGGCGCCACCTTCTCTATGGCCTACAGGATCCTCACTACTGCCCTTTACCTCTAGGGGGCGCCGGTGCTAATGCCACACCCAGTTCCAGCCATCTAATTAATCCACTTTTTctgcagagaaaagagggatgaaatgtcttttttagtctgtttcaaattatattctttttttcttgtcctctTGTGAAATGCACTGTCTCGTtaagtttttcattttcctctgttgGAAGTGCCTTGGATGCAGTTAGCATCACGTTTTGGGTTTGATGATTGTCTATCGCTATTTTGCTTAAGTCTttacagagaaaatatttttcttgttcaCATTTAAAACCACCTTAGACCACTTCTTTGCATTTCTTTATCAGGTGTAGGATTGAATTGTTTTTAACTTCATAAGAAATTGGGGGAAATACACACTTGTTTGGTAAGAGACAAAGGCAGacagtatatttttaatgcatttaagtgCCATTTAGAATTCTGTGGAAGCTGATGTCTGTAAAGAAAGCTTTAGATTGCCATGTATGTGGGCTTTAAAACTACAAGTTCCCTTTCTGCTTGCCAAGTCAAACTGAGATTTTAGATTGGCTAAATCACATATTTGACCAATCATATTGTAAAATGCGTGATGATGTCAGACCGAAGCTAATTTGGACTGTCGAAATAGCCACCCATAGACGAAAAAAAGGAAGTGGACATTGAGCTTAAGCTGAAAATGCTTGTGTCAGCAACGCGGCAGACTCATTTTTCGGCTTCCAGGGGGCCGGTCGTTAATGTCAATGTTTAATtagaactgaaaacaaagagggAACAGACAGAATGTGTTAGAGAGGGGTATGTTTGCTTCTTGCTACTGTCTGTGTGCCGAAGGAATCGTTGCACTAATTGGTATATTGTTAATTTTGGAATTGTGCCTGTGTCAAGAGCTTTTTTTCCCAGGCAAATTGGAGTTGTTGAGGCAGCACAATGGTGACTGTATTCCTTGCTCAGGTGCGGCTTTGTTTCCTCTGCCCTGCTAATACTGCTGTAACTGCAGTGAGGTGTTCGGATCAAAGTATTTGACACAGCTGAGGCCCCCTGGTGGTACAATAATGAATCACAGGGAAGTTGCTTTGCCTGTCTTCAagctcatgtttattttatgatcATTTGGCCAACAAATGTCAGCAGTGGTATTTTAGGTTATAcctctgtcttctgtctgtgctgcagtataAGCGGTGCATTTTCTAAAAGAGGCGTTGAGGGCAGCAGTTAACATAATTCACAAGCGCTGGCTCAGTACACATGGCACTAGTTGTCAGTGTGCAGGTACCTAATAAATCTAAGACAAGAGCTTCATGACTTAGGTTAATGCACCTAAGACTAAAGGATGGTACTGTGCAAATGTACACAATTCATgtaacacagcactgcctcGAAGCACTGGGCTTTATTCACAGTGATAGTACATAGGGCATAGTACTATCAGTCTTTTATGTGCCAAATAATATCAGTTGTGTCCATCAGCCAATGGACTGGATTGATCTGCTGCTTAATTATTCTATGTTTCATGGCAATGCTCTGGTGCACTTTGCCTGATGCAGCAGTACAGTGCAATATGCACTGTGAGTCATGATTGTCATTGTGTCTTCAGAAGTATTTATATCTTTggagctttttaaaaagcacttttaGTCACATGACAAATTTGGTACAGTCAGTATGTTGGCTTgagaatatgaatgaatgcccTGCCATTAGAAAGGGGTAGTTTTGAAACTGGGGGAGGtaaaggttttgtatttttttatgtgctTGAAATGTAGGTCTTGATTAAACACCCATTTGAATTCTTACTTAATATTTGTAtactcttttcttttccaatatatgtatttttaaaacccTGAAAATAAGACACACAGTGTACACTTTAGAGGTGGAATGAATCAGATTGGATACAACTATGAACTTCTCTGAAAAGAATTACCTCCTTGAAGAATTATGTGAAAGAGGAATTGAACAGAAAATATTATGTCCAGTAGAGGGAGACATATTAAAACCGAAATTTAAAGCTTTTCTCCACAGGAGTAAATCTGGGCCAACTTGTCATTTTTACCATCGCTTCAATGTATCTATACTGTATCTATACTTCAATGAATCTATACAAAAATGACAGGACAGAGATGGGAAACAATTTATTGTAACATGTAAATGCACTTATGCAGATAGATAGATGTACAGATAGTTTAATTAGTAGTTAAGTTTAATTCTCAATCACAAACCTGTGTAGTGATTCAGTGAATTTAAAGAAGTAGAATCCTCTTCATTTAATATGTTTAGGAAACTTATTAGCTTGTTACCATTGAACAAATGACTTATCCTGATAGCCTACTGACAGTGAGTAAATGGTTTTATACCCAATTTTGCTTGAAACATTTGTTAACATATTTTGTCATACATGTTAGTGGATGTAGTGTATGGTCACCCTTAAATCAGGATATGATATATGGACGTTCAGTAGCTGAGTTGCCTGGAGCAGGCCTCTCTCACCTGTTGAAGTGATAAATGTCCACTGACACGTGTCAAGGCACCACAGCTGAAGACATCCACAGACTTCACCTTTCAACACATACCTCTCTTTCGGCCTGTAAATAGCCTAGCAAAGTTAACAATCTCCACAGTCACCTGGCGGCGTAtatccacccccccacccccctctttAAGAGAACCATACCTGACTTCTCAGTGGATAGTGGGGTCTCATTTATCTGGGTTGGCGCAGCTCTTGGGGGGGAGGTGCCATTTTTCAGTTAGCCAAGCATAGGGAGGGGATGAGGAATGCCCAGCACGGGCTCTGTAATCAATTGCCCTCCACCTCCCAGGATGTAAAGCCCCGGCTCCTTTAACCCCTCTGCAGCGGAGCGCCCGCTCCTGTTAGCGCCCTCTCTGTCGCTCTCCGAAAGGCCCTGTGCCCTGGAGAGACAGGCGTGTAGCGCAAGAGGGATCGATTAAACTGACACGGACTCACCCGCTGATCCAAACCGAAAAAGCCAATGCAGCTTCGGCACTGGCTGAAGTGACAATAATACCAACAACAGCTGTTAGTGTTACAGGATGTGTGATTATAAGCCTTTGTGACGGGGTTTAATTCAGCCTAGGACTTGATCTGCATAGTCACTACTGACCACACTGCATCCAAACTACGCAATGAAGCCTGTTTTTTAAGAATGGGAGGACCTATATTAGATTCTCCACATACCATTACCAATACCACTACCAATACTAATACCCTATATCCATCTTTTACCGTTAATTTATCTTTTACCATTAGATTTGATCAGCTTCTCATGTATAAAGGCATTTTGTTATGGTTTCAAGCTTCTTATGTTGTCATGTGTTCCCAGTTGGACCTGGAGCTCTGTTATGTTACCAGTACAGGTGTGTGATAACTACAATGCGTACCCCATCGCAGGCCCTCCATACACTATCCACCATGCCATTATTTGAATTTCCAGCACTCCTCTCCTGGAGGTGCTAACTTTGATATCGGCATTAATTAGTGAGATGGGAACATGGCTGGTGTAGCGTGtgaagttaaaaagaaaagcaggcCTCATCATACCAGGCCCTGCTGTGCGTTATTCAAATGCATGCGGACAGCCTGGCTCGGTGATTACGCATTAATAAATCCTATTACGCCGGCATCGAGGGCTATCGAGCCGgtgcttctcctcctcccctctgcgACGAGGACCCCGGCGACGCGCCTCCCCGCGCCCGCGTGGGATAATGAAGCCGGCTAATTGCGGAACCAGCGTGTTGTGGGGTTGCGGTTTCGGAAAAAGGCGAGGCATTGTTCCGCGCTGAAGGATTGAAGTGCCATGTATGTATTTCTCAGATCCGCTCGGCGCTCCATTGTTAGACTCGTTAGGCGCACAAGGGCTTAATTAGGCAGAACCTCAAAGTCACAGTCCCAGCCGACGGTGAGGTGCGGCAGAGATTTATACGCCGCAATGGTTCCTGGGctttgaaaaattaatgaaCGGGTTCGCAGAAATAAATCCGACTTATGGCCGGTACAGTAAATGATGAATCAGTTGGTGGATGAATTAATGTGTTCCTTTCCCATGAAGGTGTGACTACCGGAGGTGCTGCGCTGTGCATGTGCCGCTCAGGCGTCGCCCCACCCAATCGGATGACGCCGTGTCACTCCGGATCACATGAGGTGAACATGGTGCCGCCATGTTTCTAGTGGTGCTCAGGCTTtgctgagctctctgtgctCGCTGCTGTTTAAACACCGTGTCATGCCTGCCTGCATTGTCATATGCAAGGGTGGCTGTTGTAGTTATTGGTGCATTCCAGGCCGACTGGGATTACACAGTGACTGCAGATGACACCTGTGAGGGGTTTCCATGAAGGAGCTCCTCATATATTGAACATCTTGAGTTTGAACCTCAGTACAATAGAAAAAGAAGTTGCCTGCCTTAGTTCAACATCAGATAGTTTTATCAAAAATCTGCCAATTCACTTTAGTGTGGAAACCAAGAGATAGGATTGAGAGGTAAGAATAGCATTTCTGTGACTGGACTGCAGCAAGACTGCATGTGCATTTGAGATTATCCCGTGCGGTGGAGGACTATGGCACAATTCTCACGTTAGGGGTAAGACTGAGGCTCAGAGCTGAAATGTCATATTATGGACACTTAGGGTTCATTACACTCATTCACCTCTCCAATTCTGTGGTACAGGACTCGGGCACTCCAGTTTAAATTCAGATTCTTCAGCCATATAGCTGGCTTGCTTTTCTGGAGGTTTTATCCTGGGCAAATTAAATTGCTCTTCATCTGACAACTTAGTCAGGTCTGAAGGTCGTCCACTCAGCTGGAAGTGGCGCTGGCATGACAGAGGTAATGGCAGCCTGTACTGCTTTAAATCTAACGTCCCACATTTCGGTGACGATTTTACTGGAGCAATGGAGGTGAAGTACCTCATCCAACAGTCTAACTGCAGGGACTGGAACCTACAGCTCTCTCCTGTTTGGAGTCAAGTAGTCCAAACTTGCCACGCCACTGCATGTGACCGTGGTGTGACTTAGGCTTTTGTTGGGGTCCTGCTTGGTGTCCAGCCACCCTCCTGGATCGGCTCACAAGAGGTGCAACGCGCTCTTCCTCCTGGCGAGACTCGGGGTGCAGCAGCACGGCGCCTCAGCCCCCATTGGCCTGTCACCCACCTGCGCGGTAATCCGAATGGACCCCAGCTAAATGACCACTCATCACACGTTTCAATTTGGGGGAGAGCTCGGCTAGGGTCAGCAGATTGCTTATGCTGATCCCAATGATTTGAGCTCAGTGATTACCATAAGCAATTTAAATGTTATCGATTTAACCTTCTGGGTGCTGTAATTGAACCTCGGTGCTGGGCCCCTGTCTCTCCACTGAACTAAATTGCGCCGCTGGCCCAGGCTGTTTGGATtgcggaggggtggggggggggggggttgggaggagagcaagagaggtAGGGGCCAATCAATAAACAGTTTGTCATGGCAACAATGGAACTGTTCAATGAACATCAAGTGCTGGTGGAGGGGAAACTTTATTTAGGACTAAGCATCATTCATTAACATGTGTAAACAGGCTTAGCTGGAAAAGCTATAGGAATTTTTTTGGGGGCTTCTCAGAATGTCTTTAAAACTTTTTGGTCTCTGCAAGAATCAGTCCTTACTGGTGCTGACTGGGTTTTACTGTTGTGTGTACCTGAGTGTTACGTCCCAGAtgggtaatggcgtccaggggtacgTATGCGGGAggcaacacaaaaggaaacaaccagccCCCGCTGGCTTGAACTGGCTTTACGCAAGTTCAATAAGCAATGAGTATGGGATTCTACTCTGTCATTGGGAGTGCCATTACAAGTTCAGTTGTCAGCTAGGTCATATTTTGTTACCTTTGTAGCAAAAAAGTCAAGAAGGCAGCAGTATTTACATTGTGAAACTCAGTATGTCTGACTCTTTATTCCTGAAGTAAGGCATTAccacacttttaaaaatatcttttacattttactg carries:
- the LOC118772028 gene encoding microsomal glutathione S-transferase 1-like — protein: MAEVVHMIDSEVFLAFSTYATIVILKMMLMAPLTAYFRLTRKAFANPEDAGMRKNEEEKKKMVRTDPDVERVRRCHQNDLENIIPFVVIGLLYALTGPDLHTALLHFRIFVGSRFIHTIAYVMVLPQPSRGLAWMAGMGATFSMAYRILTTALYL